ACCCACCAGGTCACTCAGCAAGACACATACATAGGCATAAAAACTGAACTGATTTTATAATGTTACATGGAAATGATGCAGTTTACAGCTGGTGTAATAAGCACTTTATGtgagaaataaaagggtgtcatACGTCATGACTGAGGCCTCTGCAACGAAGGCCTGAGCAGTGGCATCGTGTTTGATGCACTTCACTGCTactttagtgcctctgtaatcaCCCACCATCACGTCTGGAAAAAACAGAGTAAAGCACCAGAGAAAGTCATTCATCTaaagattacaaatataaaGTGTTTCTCACAGCTAATCCACAGGGACTACCACTTGCTTAAAATACACCCTGTTAAGAGATGTTTATCCAGTGAAACAAGTGTTTTACAACAGCAAAAGCATTTAAGTGTGTGTTCCCAGCACTTGCTTTAGGAAATACCTGATTGGACCGTTCAATAACTTCAACTGTTTGTGTATTATATAAGTTCTATCTATCTAAGTTGAACGATATATGATATGCATTAGACAGCTATTTAGATCTGGCAAACATTTCAATCCAGTATTTGCTGATATACATATTATTTTCTGGAAAAGCACAACAAAAGGACTGCTGGCAGCTGGCAACTCTGCCAGTGTTAGCCAATGATCTACTCATTAATTGTACTCCCCATAATAAGGACAAAATATAGAATAAACAAAATCAACTTTCTTTTTTGCTTATATACTTTATTAAATACTTACCCCCAAATTCCCCCTTCCCTATGGCCTGAAGCAGTTTTAGTTCTTTTCGGTTCAGCGCCCAACCACCTGCGCAACACAGAGGCATTAAAACACGAAACATAACTACAGCTATGTGAACTCACTGTAGCACAACACTATGCTAAATATTCATGCATCAGCAGTGCTCCTGTCAGTGAGCACTTTAGCATTCACTACAACTTACAAATGCACTTGATTTCAAACAGAATTATAGCACATTAAACAAAGCCTGATTATATTTtagtaatttaatataatttaatatgactaaatatagtaatatatttaaagtttgaaaacatatttttcagTCTCAAATGCTAAATCAGAATGATGTGGTGTGTGGGCTTGAAAAAAGTAGACAAAGTTTAGCTCTTACTTCGTGAGAACTCATCCTGTGCAGCCACTGTACCCTCCATGAGTTTGGGTTTGATGAGTCTGGTACACAGACCATCTGCATCTTTGGTGTAGTGCTGTGAGGAGCACAGAAGAAATCTTTAGAATTCTAGTACAGAATACACAGAAAAGACTAATTCACTACCTATTCCTTCATAGGTACTTTTTTAATAAGAGGAAATGGACAACCAGCTAAGGCATTGAAACAAACTCAAAATCCCATTCTCAAAAATTTGGGACATTTTGGAAAAAGCAATAAGACTAGAATCTGTGATTAGTAAATTCTCTGGAAAATTTATTCAACTTTATCATCTACTGTAAAAAAATACTGTGAAAAGAGAAATCTCTGGCTAGAAACCACTGCTGAAGATGAATGCTTTGAGCCTTCACATATCATTGCATGAGAAATCGTTGCGCTTCTCTGATAAATATAGCCAAATAGGCTTGGGAATATCATGGAAAACTGCTGTGACTTAACTCAATCTGCTGTGCATAACTAAAGAACAAACTTTAAACACAATGCATTTCTTGGTTGATACATTATATTTGGAATGACAGGAAAAAATCATCCCTATCACTACTATCATTTTTACATGTGGTATGATTAATATTCGACATTAGCTGGGGACAGtatcaagcacacacacacagactcttaTAGCCGAGTGTGCGTATCATCCAGATATACAAGCATCCACACATGCAGAACACCCTCATGGCCTGCACTGTGGTAGAAGCAGCCCAGTCAGTGTCCAGGGTTTTAGCACAGAAGCAGCGACAACACAGAGGAGACAACATTATCAGTCGAGCCTCTGAAATGAGCTGGAACCTTCCTCTTTCTCACTTCCTTTTAATGAACTATTCCAGGAACTGTAGAGCTGGCAAAATGGTGCGAACAAACCACGCAAGCAAGACAAAGAAGCTTCACCATCGTACACCAtcaacccacacacacgcaaCAAGCCCCCAAAGACTGGTCAGAGTTATATGAACAATTTTGGGCACTCCTGGTCAAATCATACATTTTGTTGATCTTCTAGTTGCACTTTTGTTGGCCAATttataacattttcatttaatgtaAAGGACAGTtgataaatgtacaaataatgcATTAAATGGGTAAAAGACATATAGACAATGATCAACTCAGTATTACTGCAGAGAGTGTGAAATTAAGATGCAGTTAACAccatgtatatttaaaaatgacttgTTAGCTACAATAACTTCAATgtagaacaaaaaagaaaaattcagacattataaaaaaatcataaacatCATAAAAATCATACAAAGCATAAACATCAAAAGAAAGTCTTAATATTTGCAGAAACTCAAAGGCAAAACAACCAAACTCTCCGGGCCTGTGCCGTTTACAAAGacttatttttaatacattagAACAGCAAAGTTACACAGTGTGTCCTCATATTGACCACATTTCACAGTGTGATATCTGGAAGACTAGCCACAGACAGGTCCACACAGATAAGGTCTGCACTGTGTGAGCAAGGCCAATAATGTCATTTAGTGGTCATCAGCAATGGGTGTTATTGAGAAGAGTGGGGAAGGGACCACTGACAATATCATCTGATCCAAAGACTGCCACACACTTTGGCAACAGTTCAATAGTCTTTACTTTAGAGCAAATATGAGATTACACTAAGAGTCTCAATGATTTAAACCTGTGAGTGATTATGAGACCAAAGCCATGTCATTGTCATTACTAAGGTCAGAAAATGATTACTTACAGATACTTGCATATGTCTATAAAGTAGTAttgggattattattatttcagggagagcacatttaaaaaaataagaccTGCTCATTAACTGAAATTCAAATCCAATATTGTTTAGGAGGAGATAAAACATACAACGTTTAAGGTAATTAAGAGAAGTTCCCTAAACCAGAGCTCAGAAATGTCTCTAACTACATGAGAAAGTAAAAACTGCAACCATAAGAGAAACAGTACCTAAAATTTAGAGATGAAAGCTCCAGTTCTGCTATGTATGTGAAAAATCCACAGGCGTTACAGTCAGTCTTTCCACTGTGATAAGCAGAAATTGCAATCAACGGAGACTTAAATCTGCGGGGGTATATTTCTAGACCTTGATATTTATAATAAGAACATGAAAATGTCTTTCAATGAATGAAAGACATGACTTGAAATGACTTCAAATGAATGAAAGTCGTAATAGACATTTTATATACATTCTGGAGAATATTTCTTATATTCACTGTCACTGTATGAAAAtagatgagacagagagagagagagagagagatattccAAAATTACACGTAAGAATGTACGGAATGAAGCAACAGGCTTGGCCCTAGAGAATAGGGAGAGGGATGGATAGTGAGAACTGAGGGCCAACTGAGCACTTTTTAGCACCACTGCCCGACATTATGCGACCAGTCCAGAATTACCAAAGCATGACCACAGCAATTAAAAGGCATTATTTTATCCACAGAATTTAATCACACTGTCTGAGgataaagaaaaatatacatataagtCATCAAATGACAGACAAGAGCTTTACTCTGAATAAGTGACTTAAGTTTACTTAACAAAACCTTAAATAGGTCCAGATTAGTGGCACTATATGACAGAAAAACTGCGACATGCAGCCAAAGTATATGATGAGGTGAAATACACAAATTGCATTTAGCATCTTTGTAGGAGTGTGTTCAGAAATTCAAGTAAAGAATACTGTTAAGAGGACTTTTGACCCCAAgccaagggtgtgtgtgtgtgtgtttgtgtttgtttcctgAAGCCTGACTCAGACGCTTTCTCCGTCTCTGTGGCCCTGCCTGATTTGGACCTGTTTCCTGTTTTGTCTATTTTTGGGGCCTGCTTGTGACACTCAGTAATGAACTGCTGGTCAAGAAAAGAAAGTACTATGAGCAGAACTAGTGTTAACTCTCAAAAAGTAAAATGAGTAAAGAGCACACACCACCCAGCAGTTCTAGCAAACCAATTAACAAGAGGGTAAATGTAAGGAGGAAAGTGACAGACCTTTCTGTTGAACCTGCTGAAGAGTTCTGGCGTGTTATTTTTGTGAATAAATCCAATAATATGTGACAAGTTGCATCCCTACCATTTTGACAGCACCACACCATTGGaggaaattaataaaacactaaaatgtGACTCCTGCTCCTTTGAACAATGCATATCTAAAACAGTATTGCTTCTCTAAAAACGGTTCAGCTTGTAATTTGCATTTGCAACATAAGTACCTGCTGTGGACCACGAGGATCAGGATATATCATCTGTCAAAACCAAACCtattttttacaaaaatgtaattttgcaggagaaggaaaaaatttGAGCATTTCTGCTAAAAGTCCTGACAGTGTCAGGCAACTgctatttaaaattatttaaaaaaggaagaaaaaccaaacaaaaacccCAAACCAATAATTATCGGCAGTAAAAATATACTAATGAGACTAATTTCTCACCTCCACAAGCTGCATGAGGTTCTCGAAATACTCCTCCTCGTCGATGGTAAGTTTGCAGTTATGGTAGATGATACGGTAGTGCTCGACTTTGCCGTCGCAGCTGACACAGAGTGTGTAATCTCCGGGGAAGTTGGTGCTCTCTCGCACCAGGTAGAGTCCTGTCTCAGGTGGATACAGCAGCCTCTCTGCCTGATCCCGTGTTATCTTCCCATGGAACCATCTGAAAGTTACAGgacaaaataaagcaaaaagcaaataaatgcaAACCATATAACACTGATACATTGACTATATTATTCAGTCTAAGTGACCAAACATATGCAGTATACTTCCTAAAGTTTGTTCACACTGGCTCATCCAACATTGTGTCTGAAAACACTAGATTTATCTagatgaggtcaggtactgaagTTTGTTTGTTATGATCACAAATGCTGCCACTGCATTCCAGTGTTTGATGGAATCCCTCATTTTTTTCAATGCTTTTCTGAGGAGATTATGCAAACTTCAATTAAAAGGTCAGTTTCCAATGAACCTTAATTGGTAAATTCAGGGACTGTCATTTAGGAATAATcgttttgataaaaaaaaattaaataaacctcaaatgtagataattattaaaaattagcaaAAAAGTTGTGTCCACACTTTCAAATGTAGTTCATAATGTCTCCTGAAGActtttatgtatatatgtgaAGCATTCCACTACAGCCACAGCTTAGACTACAGCTTCCAGACTTCTTTAAATATTACTGTTAATATCTCTATATTGGCATAGCCCTGCAGACAGCCTAGTATCTGAAGAATTTCATCTTCGTGTGTGTAAAGGACAGCACAAAGATGAGTTCAGCCTCATCATGGACAATTAAAGTAAGATAAGATACAAAAGCTAGTGTTGAAGAGTGAACTATAAACATTTACCTCCACTCTGAAGACCCTGAAGAACATTATCAGCACACACTGGCTACAGAACTGTTATTGTAGTTGAGGGAAAAGGTCACTCAGTTCATTCACATTGCTTTGAGAGTTTTAAAAGTGAGTATATAGTGTAATATTTAATGACTGGAAACTGTAAAGATGTGGATATTtgtacacccacacacacactcacacatgcgtGGCAAAGCCAGAGTCCAGCACAAGGGAAGCTAAATTACAAGGTTCTAAAACGAGTACAGCACTGGACCCTACTGTACTGTCTCTGGCACAAAAGCATGCAATCTAGATTTCACAACAGGCAGAGACAAACTAGAGCCTCACTCTTATGAACATTATGTGGCCCGATGCAGATTTTAAGGAGGTTAGAAATTCCTATATATGGTAATATCAGAtgatataatttttttacatatatattttaattgcacagcaaattaaaaaacagtgttaaatcaacaccattagtgtaaaaaATGGAAACTTGTCAACACACTCAGTGTTATTTTAAcgctggtgaatttgctgtgtgcaTACTACAAATTCAAACAATCAGTAGGAACCCATGTGTACAGTTTTGCCTTAAAATGCCTTGTTAGGAAAGCACATGTTTAAATGAATGCATTGAATTTGGAATGTAATATTAATGGTTTATTATcaattagttttattatttattaattaacactTAACATAAATACCctataatgtattttattccCCTCAAAACCTCATAAATCCTGTATGATAAGAAGATTATAAATGCTTGTGAAGAGGACAAGCAGCTCTTTGTACAGAGTGACTGAGAACACCACACACCAGCAATATGGTTTAGGTCCAAATTAAAACTGTTATACAAACACTGAGATGATAAATGTAACAGTAGATGAAAGAACATCTGTGGTGGCTATGGTAAAGCAGGTAGTAATTGAAGAATGACAGGTGTCCTCTTTCAGAAGGCTCTTATATCCACATGAGAGACATCCACATGTGGTTTTGCATATCAGACACTGAAAgcctatttttttttccatttccctGATTCAGCTGAGCTGGGTCATGTGTGTTGTAGCCTACCTTCTCCTCCGATATTAAGCAGCTAAGTTCTGAGCGCCAATTCAAATGAGGCGTCGGGCATGAGTGCAAAGTGCAGCAGCAGGAAAGCGTTTGTCATGAGTGCAGGGACAGAGAGTGAACATCGATCATATCAGTGACCTGTGCCAAATATAGTTCCTATGTGCTAAATATGGAGTACACATTTGTCTATGTTTGTTTGCATGATTGTCCCTATTTAACATaagctcacacactctcagatcACCGTACCTGTAAGGTcctgtatattattattttctctccCCAACCCTATCTTTACCACAAGTCATTGATCATGTCAAAATTTAAGCACTGCTAGAATTTAGCTCAAATTAAAATTTAACTGTAAACAAAGATAAACACAAAAATGTGCTTTCAATCTATACTTATTTAAATAGTTAATAGATAAGAAATATTAGATCATAAGAAGTATATCAATGTCAGCAAAGTATtgttgaaaatatatattaaaatacaaaaatatgacaatttattaaaatttatgGGATTGTTATGTATCAGCATCAACagatatgtacaaatattatatatacaccaccccaacattcccttattggtacTTCCCTAACCGTTACAGGGTTGAAAAATGCAGAGCCTTTATATACACACCCAGATACAGGTGCACACACCCATACTATTCTCTGTACTTACGGCATGAGACTGAGCTTTCCTCCAGATTTCACTCCTTCTCTTTTCTGAACATAGTTGGCTGGGATGGTCCCTTCTCGGCCCCCTGTATTTTTGGCTTTGTACCAGTTTGGGTcctgccatttaaaaaaatataaaaaaatgcagaaTAATGAACACATCAAATATTTTAAAGCTACATAAGTATTTAGCcaaatgacttcatattaaacCACAATTTCCTgagaacaaaaatatataactgaatGTATTTGCCATCATTCAAGCTAAAATGTCAAGGCATCAAAAATTTAAATGTGGTCCAGATCTGAATTACACAccctatcaaaaaaaaaaaaatgcaggaaTGAAAAGAACAGGCATAATCCATTCCATAATGTGATATCTGAATAATATTGCTTACCTTAGTGACTCCTATAATTGTAAGGACATCTCCTTTACAGAGGGGAAGGTCCTGGTCAGTTGTGCCCGAAAAATTGTACCTGGCCACACACTCTGTACCTGGAGGCCAGGCGGTCTGAAGAGATCAGGACCAAACCATGTATTAAAATCAGAGCCAAGTCAATATATTGGTTGGCTAACAATATTATACAGTTTTGACAACGTATAATTGTGTGGGTAACTACTGTGGGTAACATTTATTGAAACTACTGCAGCTTATGTGTCGTTAATGTCCAAACTTTAATTTCTTCACAGCAACTAAAGCAGAAATGATTAATGTCAACATAAAGCAAACtcttaaaatatgaaatgttttttCATACATACATGAAATGTTTGAAATCAAGGGCCAGTTTTCTAAAATCGTTGTAGTAATTTAGCACTGCTCTTAATACTATGTAGCCCTTGGTAAACCCAGCCCTTAAAACTTGTATCAGCATCAGCTACCAAAGTGTTCATATCTCTCAGGTCCTAATCTCATTCGGAGAATACAACAAAAAATGTAAggtgagcaaaaaaaaaattttaataaaaaaaaaaaatacagtgtctCAAAATATTACGTATAACACTGCTATGTTTAACACTGTAAGCACTAATGCTATTTCACTAAACATGCTAACGTTGATGAGAAAATCTTACAGACACAAGAGTCCTCACTAAAGTTCTCACTAACTTtcattcagtgtgtttttataggCGAAGTATTCCTATTAACGTCTGTTCTCACCTGCAGGGCAGACATGTTGAGGTGAAGGAAGGAAATAAGTGTGAGGGGAAGGAGAAAATCCTCTCAGTGTTCCAGCAGGTTAGGTAACACCATCAGAGCTGTAGTCTTAACATCTGGTAGACCCAAAACACATCCAGGACCTGAGCACAAAaccagaaccacacacacaaatttaccTCACAGAACACTAATCAAAAGAGGAAGAAACATGATGAATGGCTACTAACTAGAAGGTGTGAAATGTTCATCCTTTAAGAGCACCTACCAATGAGACCCCATTCCAATGTATGGGGTGAAAAAAAAGCGCTTCAATTCAGCATCCGGATACAAAGTGGTGATGTTCCTGACTCGTTGGAAGCCTCCGTATTTTTCACAGAATCAAATGATCAAATCAACCAATCACTCTAAAGCTAACTAACATGTCCGTGTAAGCAGCTTAATAAcaggaagcacacacacatatacacacacacacagtcaaaggGGAAGTGGTGGCTGTAGATTTTCCGATGCCTCAGACAGGAACTGAGGCCGAGCAAGTGCTGTTAACTACTGAGCACAGTAAAGTGTGCTTACAAACACATTCAAAAGTTTAAGAGGGATTAGCACCTAGTTTTACAGAGGCCATAGAAATCAGCCTAATTTAAAAGTAATATATGAACATTTGCATCAACATTATGTTATAATAACATATCAAAATGCTGTGTTCGCACAGCCAAAGGCAGAAAAGTGAACCAGGAAATGGTTCTTAAAAATGTTCTGACTTTATAAGTCATGACAATTCCACAGAAATTATTATGTAATTACAATGAAATATCTTCATTACAAAATAACACATAAAATAAGCAGTGATGACCTAAGAGCAGTTGCAAAACTACCCTAGGTATTTAATTGGCTCAGTACTTCCTGTGCTCTTTCATGCTCTTTACCTGCATTTGTGCTGTGGCTTGGGTAAATTTTGTATTGTTGAATGGTTTatctgattgttttttttttttgttatcgTTCCCCACTTTATAGAAACAATTCCCCAATATACATATCCACCTTATTGAGGTCCCCAATCTATTTATGCCACATATGGAAACTAACCTGCAATTGTTTTGGTCATTACTATTTTCACATATTCATCGATTACAGCAGGTTATCTCCAACCTTTATAATGTGTGTACAGTAGCCAATCATGAAAGAGGCcacttatatatataatcagtCTTTATACAAAATGtgcaataacaaacaaactgtTTAATACTGGGGACTAAATAAAGACAGAAACAtggtaatttaaaataaaattaggacaaaaaaattaaaattaaaaataataaatatatatatatatatatatatatatatatatatatatatatatatatatatatattagtgaaCACTAATATATATAACAGGCTTTTTGGAAGTTGGCCTGTTGGCCTGGAAGTTGGCCtaaattttttattgatttatttgaccaattctttaatttttcagagattttacaattTTCCTTGCAACACAGCACTGTTGGGGCATTTTGTTCTATTCCATATTCCATATATAAGTGTTGTTAAGTGGACAATCTTAACAAACTGATAATACTGTGTGCAGCATTAGACACACAGCAGTTTGAGTTGGTAAAAGAAGCTTAGTTTTAGAGCAGGGCACCTCTCTGGG
This region of Hoplias malabaricus isolate fHopMal1 chromosome 17, fHopMal1.hap1, whole genome shotgun sequence genomic DNA includes:
- the csk gene encoding tyrosine-protein kinase CSK isoform X2: MSALQTAWPPGTECVARYNFSGTTDQDLPLCKGDVLTIIGVTKDPNWYKAKNTGGREGTIPANYVQKREGVKSGGKLSLMPWFHGKITRDQAERLLYPPETGLYLVRESTNFPGDYTLCVSCDGKVEHYRIIYHNCKLTIDEEEYFENLMQLVEHYTKDADGLCTRLIKPKLMEGTVAAQDEFSRSGWALNRKELKLLQAIGKGEFGDVMVGDYRGTKVAVKCIKHDATAQAFVAEASVMTQLRHNNLVQLLGVIVEDKGSLFIVTEYMAKGSLVDYLRSRGRSVIGGDRLLKFSMDVCEAMEYLEANNFVHRDLAARNVLVSEENIAKVSDFGLTKEASSTQDTAKLPVKWTAPEALREKKFSTKSDVWSYGILLWEIYSFGRVPYPRIPLKDVVPRVEKGYKMDAPDGCPPVVYDIMKQCWTLDVAIRPSFRVLRESLQNIWTNELYL
- the csk gene encoding tyrosine-protein kinase CSK isoform X1; translation: MSALQTAWPPGTECVARYNFSGTTDQDLPLCKGDVLTIIGVTKDPNWYKAKNTGGREGTIPANYVQKREGVKSGGKLSLMPWFHGKITRDQAERLLYPPETGLYLVRESTNFPGDYTLCVSCDGKVEHYRIIYHNCKLTIDEEEYFENLMQLVEHYTKDADGLCTRLIKPKLMEGTVAAQDEFSRSGWALNRKELKLLQAIGKGEFGDVMVGDYRGTKVAVKCIKHDATAQAFVAEASVMTQLRHNNLVQLLGVIVEDKGSLFIVTEYMAKGSLVDYLRSRGRSVIGGDRLLKFSMDVCEAMEYLEANNFVHRDLAARNVLVSEENIAKVSDFGLTKEASSTQDTAKLPVKWTAPEALREKQKFSTKSDVWSYGILLWEIYSFGRVPYPRIPLKDVVPRVEKGYKMDAPDGCPPVVYDIMKQCWTLDVAIRPSFRVLRESLQNIWTNELYL